The following are encoded in a window of Armatimonas rosea genomic DNA:
- a CDS encoding DUF6940 family protein has translation MERLPCHLEQSYGEVLTLWQRDPEFRTHFLTLLAEQPYTAFRWETPAVTRVTLDQPFAFVTLDSPWLERDSDPLAFAEHFSPTEPAVAFPNLSGDSTLIVPCPTSHPATYAHLAAFVRYAPEEQQHALLALMGKTIEAQLSDTPLWLSTAGAGVAWLHVRLDKRPKYYGYAPYTVENS, from the coding sequence ATGGAGCGCCTTCCCTGTCACCTGGAGCAATCCTACGGTGAGGTACTGACACTCTGGCAGCGTGACCCCGAGTTTCGCACCCACTTTCTCACGCTCCTCGCCGAGCAGCCCTACACCGCGTTTCGCTGGGAGACTCCTGCCGTCACACGGGTCACGCTCGACCAGCCCTTTGCGTTTGTGACTCTCGACAGCCCCTGGCTGGAGCGCGACTCTGACCCGCTTGCCTTTGCGGAGCACTTCTCGCCCACCGAGCCCGCGGTCGCATTTCCCAACCTCAGCGGCGACTCCACCTTGATTGTCCCCTGCCCCACCAGCCATCCCGCCACCTACGCCCACCTTGCTGCCTTTGTCCGCTACGCCCCCGAGGAGCAACAGCACGCCCTCCTCGCGCTCATGGGAAAGACTATCGAAGCCCAGCTCAGCGACACGCCACTCTGGCTCAGCACCGCCGGCGCGGGAGTCGCTTGGCTCCATGTCCGCCTCGACAAGCGCCCCAAGTACTACGGCTACGCGCCGTATACGGTCGAAAACAGCTAA
- a CDS encoding O-methyltransferase, whose amino-acid sequence MSHLDSLLAELEVTADAYWNISRENAVLLSSLLKAMGARRVLEVGTSNGYSTLWFAEAVAANGGEVVTLEFDPGRAALARENFERAGLAATITLIEGDACQTLKTLTGSAPFDFVFLDAEKPEYAEYLRLAVPLTRTNGLIIGDDTISLAAQMPEYLALAFAHPELESVAVPIDDGIVLSRKKG is encoded by the coding sequence ATGTCTCACCTCGACTCTCTCCTCGCCGAGCTCGAAGTCACCGCGGATGCCTACTGGAACATCAGCCGCGAGAACGCCGTGTTGCTCTCGTCGCTGCTCAAGGCCATGGGCGCAAGGCGTGTGCTTGAGGTGGGAACGTCGAATGGCTACTCCACTCTCTGGTTCGCCGAGGCAGTGGCGGCCAATGGCGGCGAGGTCGTGACCCTGGAGTTCGACCCGGGCCGTGCCGCGCTGGCGCGGGAGAACTTCGAGCGAGCGGGCCTCGCCGCCACTATCACGCTGATCGAGGGCGATGCCTGCCAGACCCTCAAGACCCTCACGGGCTCCGCGCCCTTTGACTTTGTCTTTCTGGATGCCGAGAAGCCCGAGTACGCCGAGTACCTGCGCCTCGCGGTTCCCCTGACCCGCACCAACGGCCTGATTATCGGCGACGACACCATCTCCCTCGCCGCCCAGATGCCCGAGTACCTCGCGCTCGCCTTCGCCCACCCCGAGCTAGAGTCGGTCGCCGTGCCCATCGACGACGGCATCGTGCTCTCGCGCAAGAAGGGGTAG
- a CDS encoding GtrA family protein, whose product MILHALRERPGLTQLVKFCIVGGSSTIIDFGIYNFLLGVGLSTLLALTVAFLAGVANSFHWNRRWTFRATQGDQGKQISRFLAANGIGWLLNLIVTTLALVLAAHWHLTNAHHTPQETLHLVLYRAANDTQGFTRQALNAAKLCATFVVLGWNFVAAKFFTFKEG is encoded by the coding sequence GTGATCCTCCACGCCCTCCGCGAGCGCCCCGGCTTGACACAGCTTGTCAAGTTCTGTATCGTGGGCGGTTCCTCCACCATCATCGACTTTGGGATCTACAACTTCCTCTTGGGGGTAGGGCTCTCGACTCTCCTGGCGCTGACGGTCGCCTTTCTCGCGGGGGTCGCCAATAGCTTCCACTGGAACCGGCGCTGGACCTTCCGCGCCACCCAAGGCGACCAGGGGAAGCAGATCTCTCGGTTTCTAGCCGCCAATGGGATCGGCTGGCTCCTCAACCTGATTGTCACGACTCTGGCGCTCGTGCTGGCGGCGCACTGGCACCTGACCAATGCCCACCACACCCCACAAGAGACCCTCCACCTCGTGCTCTACCGGGCGGCCAACGATACGCAAGGCTTCACCCGTCAGGCGCTCAATGCCGCCAAGCTCTGCGCCACGTTTGTGGTCCTAGGCTGGAACTTTGTCGCGGCCAAGTTTTTCACGTTCAAAGAAGGATAA
- a CDS encoding HNH endonuclease, protein MTERLRQAVRERAHGHCEYCLAPDDHSSASFTIDHLQPRSAHGSDDLANLAWCCWNCNSHKAAALTALDPQTNQNVPLFHPRRDTWSEHFRWDEEQVHIEGITPIGRATVERLQMNEPAIVNLRRLLMLIDRHPPLLGSSQ, encoded by the coding sequence ATGACCGAGCGCCTACGGCAAGCCGTCCGGGAACGTGCCCATGGCCACTGCGAGTACTGTCTAGCGCCCGACGATCACTCCTCGGCATCGTTCACGATTGATCATTTACAGCCTCGTTCCGCGCACGGCTCAGATGACCTTGCAAATCTCGCCTGGTGCTGCTGGAACTGCAATAGTCATAAAGCTGCTGCGTTAACGGCACTTGACCCTCAGACGAATCAGAACGTCCCTCTCTTTCATCCGCGTCGGGACACTTGGAGCGAGCACTTCCGCTGGGATGAGGAGCAGGTGCATATCGAGGGAATTACCCCGATAGGACGAGCAACCGTTGAACGTCTCCAGATGAACGAGCCTGCGATTGTAAACCTGCGCCGCCTCCTGATGCTTATTGATCGCCATCCCCCGTTGCTAGGAAGCTCGCAATAA
- the trpB gene encoding tryptophan synthase subunit beta, producing the protein METFVSAADKLGHFGPFGGRYVPETLIPALEELAQAWQDALADPEFDREFHYHLKNFVGRETPLTFAEGLTRELGGAKIYLKREDLCHTGAHKINNTIGQILLARRMGKPRIIAETGAGQHGVATATVCAKFGFPCIVYMGAVDVERQALNVFRMKLLGAEVRPVTSGTATLKDAGNEAMRDWIANVRDTHYILGSAVGPHPFPSLVRDFQSVIGKETRAQMLEVEGRLPDVVVACVGGGSNAMGMFHPFAGDTSVKLVGVEAAGAGVNTDKHAATITMGRPGVFQGANTYLLQDEWGQIQEAHSISAGLDYPGIGPEHSSFKLRGRAEYVAVTDTEALDALGWVSRVEGILPALETAHAFAHVRKLAPTLSKDTILVVCLSGRGDKDVNTVMKALENVAG; encoded by the coding sequence ATGGAAACCTTCGTCTCTGCTGCCGATAAGCTCGGGCACTTTGGCCCGTTTGGGGGGCGCTACGTCCCGGAAACCCTGATTCCCGCGCTGGAAGAGCTTGCGCAGGCGTGGCAGGACGCGCTGGCGGACCCGGAGTTCGACCGCGAGTTCCACTACCACCTCAAGAACTTTGTGGGCCGGGAGACCCCTCTCACGTTTGCCGAGGGGCTGACCCGTGAGCTGGGCGGGGCGAAGATCTACTTAAAGCGCGAGGATCTCTGCCACACCGGGGCGCACAAGATCAACAACACGATTGGGCAGATCCTGCTGGCACGGCGTATGGGCAAGCCACGCATCATCGCCGAGACGGGCGCGGGGCAGCACGGCGTGGCGACGGCGACTGTCTGTGCCAAGTTTGGCTTTCCCTGCATTGTCTACATGGGCGCGGTCGATGTCGAGCGGCAGGCGCTCAATGTCTTTCGCATGAAGCTGCTCGGAGCCGAGGTTCGCCCCGTGACCAGCGGCACCGCGACCCTCAAAGACGCCGGCAATGAGGCGATGCGGGACTGGATCGCCAATGTCCGGGACACGCACTATATTCTGGGCTCCGCGGTCGGGCCGCACCCGTTCCCCTCGCTCGTGCGGGACTTCCAGAGCGTCATCGGCAAGGAAACACGGGCGCAGATGCTGGAGGTCGAGGGCCGCCTCCCGGATGTCGTGGTCGCGTGTGTGGGGGGCGGGAGCAACGCCATGGGCATGTTCCACCCCTTTGCGGGTGACACATCGGTCAAGCTGGTCGGGGTTGAGGCGGCGGGCGCGGGAGTCAACACCGACAAGCACGCCGCGACCATCACCATGGGCCGTCCGGGGGTGTTCCAGGGTGCCAACACGTACTTGCTCCAAGACGAGTGGGGGCAGATTCAGGAGGCGCACTCCATCAGCGCGGGCCTCGACTACCCCGGAATCGGCCCCGAGCACTCGTCGTTTAAGCTCCGAGGCCGCGCCGAGTATGTGGCGGTGACAGACACGGAGGCGCTCGATGCGCTGGGCTGGGTCTCCCGTGTCGAGGGGATTCTCCCCGCGCTCGAGACCGCCCATGCCTTCGCTCATGTCCGCAAGCTCGCCCCCACCCTCTCCAAAGACACCATTCTCGTCGTCTGCCTCTCCGGGCGCGGCGATAAAGATGTCAATACCGTCATGAAGGCACTGGAAAACGTCGCAGGATAA
- a CDS encoding ankyrin repeat domain-containing protein, whose product MKYSKEVGRILQEGTPDEVAAWLEHEEIDVNASLVPSTPALSLTPLRVALMGRNAPVVKLLAERGAVVDAVPGEEHAPLASALVAQDATTARVLLEAGVNPNLVVEGVLPLVLALVKKDEALVRLLVEFGADPDLVYDQFGTTPRRMATAQNWDIFA is encoded by the coding sequence ATGAAGTACAGCAAAGAAGTGGGTAGGATCTTGCAAGAAGGCACGCCCGATGAGGTGGCGGCGTGGCTGGAGCATGAGGAAATCGATGTCAATGCGTCGCTGGTACCCTCTACCCCTGCACTCTCTCTGACACCACTCCGGGTGGCGCTGATGGGGAGAAACGCGCCCGTGGTGAAGCTGCTGGCAGAGCGTGGGGCAGTGGTAGACGCAGTGCCGGGCGAGGAACATGCGCCTCTGGCAAGCGCCCTTGTTGCCCAGGATGCCACAACCGCGCGGGTTCTTCTGGAAGCCGGAGTCAATCCTAACTTAGTCGTCGAGGGAGTGTTGCCCCTCGTGCTTGCTCTGGTGAAGAAAGACGAAGCGCTCGTGCGGCTCCTGGTGGAGTTTGGTGCCGACCCTGACCTCGTCTACGATCAATTCGGCACCACACCCCGGCGAATGGCAACCGCCCAAAACTGGGACATCTTCGCCTAA
- a CDS encoding RNA 2'-phosphotransferase, producing the protein MNDERLVKVSKYLSKHLRHQPERLGLTLQPGGWVGVTELLAACTRNRFPISRAQLDEVVAQNDKQRFSFDETGERIRANQGHSVEVDLALVAQTPPATLYHGTGAGSVETIRHEGLQKMQRHHVHLSPDLETARRVGARHGKPHLFTVDTQAMHAAGYLFYCSDNGVWLTDHVPATFLHDTVAS; encoded by the coding sequence ATGAACGACGAACGACTCGTCAAGGTTAGCAAGTACCTCTCCAAGCACCTCCGGCACCAGCCCGAGCGCCTGGGCCTCACCCTCCAGCCCGGCGGCTGGGTCGGGGTGACGGAGCTGTTGGCCGCGTGCACCCGCAACCGCTTCCCCATCTCCCGCGCCCAGCTCGACGAGGTCGTGGCGCAGAACGACAAGCAGCGCTTTAGCTTCGATGAGACCGGCGAGCGCATCCGCGCCAACCAGGGGCACTCGGTAGAAGTCGATCTCGCACTGGTGGCCCAGACCCCGCCGGCGACTCTCTACCACGGCACGGGCGCAGGCAGTGTGGAGACCATTCGGCACGAGGGCTTGCAGAAGATGCAGCGCCACCATGTCCACCTCTCCCCGGACCTGGAGACCGCACGGCGTGTCGGGGCGCGACACGGCAAGCCGCATCTCTTTACGGTCGATACCCAGGCCATGCACGCCGCCGGCTATCTCTTCTACTGCTCCGACAACGGCGTCTGGCTCACCGACCACGTCCCCGCCACGTTCCTCCACGACACCGTGGCGTCATGA